A window of Betaproteobacteria bacterium contains these coding sequences:
- a CDS encoding filamentous hemagglutinin N-terminal domain-containing protein encodes MRLRSTAADVSPVPRNASGAATSPSSPLRAIPAADVSRRRVARVLLGCLLATSAPSGYALPTGAEVASGSGAVSQSGNALTVQQTSPRLAINWQSFGIGAGESVVFRQPDASSIALNRVLGQDPSLILGSLSANGQVFVLNPNGVLFGPGAQVDV; translated from the coding sequence ATGCGTTTGCGCAGCACGGCGGCCGACGTGAGCCCCGTGCCTCGCAACGCATCCGGCGCGGCCACATCCCCGTCGAGCCCGCTTCGCGCGATCCCCGCGGCGGACGTCTCGCGGCGGCGCGTTGCGCGCGTGCTGCTCGGTTGCCTGCTCGCAACCAGTGCGCCCTCCGGGTACGCTCTGCCGACCGGCGCGGAGGTGGCGAGCGGGAGCGGTGCCGTCAGCCAGTCGGGCAACGCCCTGACGGTTCAGCAGACGAGCCCGCGGCTTGCCATCAACTGGCAGAGCTTCGGCATCGGCGCCGGCGAATCGGTCGTCTTTCGGCAGCCCGACGCGAGTTCGATCGCACTCAACCGCGTCCTCGGCCAGGACCCGTCACTCATTCTCGGCAGCCTGTCCGCCAACGGTCAGGTGTTCGTGCTGAATCCGAACGGCGTCCTGTTCGGGCCCGGCGCCCAGGTCGACGTCG